The Erythrobacter sp. Alg231-14 genome has a segment encoding these proteins:
- the ppk2 gene encoding polyphosphate kinase 2: MAIKGKDYRKALEPMTEELVGMARWARTTGARVVVLFEGRDTAGKGGAIRAVRDKLNPRQCRTVALSKPSEDEQTQWYFQRYIQHLPSAGEIILFDRSWYNRAGVEQVMGYANQPQVDRFLEQVPVFEKLLTDDGIMLFKYWLTTDQDNQEERLRERLDDPLKRWKLSPVDLAAREKYDAYTEAREAMLKATHCDHAPWTLVDFNDQKRGRLTLIRDLLDRLPDTHVEPPKIEFPDMDDDMRKESYSVMKPIKDYPLD; this comes from the coding sequence ATGGCCATCAAAGGCAAAGATTACCGTAAGGCTTTGGAGCCGATGACCGAAGAATTGGTCGGGATGGCGCGTTGGGCGCGGACCACCGGCGCGCGCGTCGTGGTATTGTTCGAAGGGCGTGACACGGCAGGAAAGGGCGGCGCAATTCGCGCAGTCCGGGACAAGCTGAATCCACGCCAATGCCGCACCGTTGCCTTGTCCAAGCCGAGCGAGGACGAGCAGACGCAATGGTATTTTCAACGTTACATTCAACACTTACCCAGTGCGGGTGAAATCATCCTGTTCGATCGATCATGGTACAATCGGGCCGGGGTTGAACAAGTGATGGGCTATGCCAACCAACCGCAAGTCGATCGGTTCTTGGAACAAGTACCGGTGTTTGAAAAGCTGCTCACCGATGATGGAATTATGCTGTTCAAATATTGGCTGACGACAGATCAGGACAATCAGGAAGAGCGTCTGCGCGAACGGTTGGATGATCCGTTGAAGCGTTGGAAATTGTCGCCGGTAGATCTGGCCGCGCGAGAGAAATACGACGCCTATACCGAAGCACGTGAAGCGATGTTGAAGGCGACCCACTGTGACCACGCGCCGTGGACCTTGGTCGATTTCAACGATCAGAAACGCGGACGTCTCACCTTGATCCGCGATTTGCTTGACCGGCTGCCAGATACGCATGTTGAACCGCCGAAGATCGAGTTTCCCGATATGGACGATGATATGCGCAAAGAAAGCTATTCCGTGATGAAGCCAATAAAGGATTACCCTTTAGACTGA
- the phhA gene encoding phenylalanine 4-monooxygenase, whose amino-acid sequence MTALDTDETDFTRLPDLPADVFTAPLVKPAHLGDDWLEPAQTAYGADDDAIWDDLFARQMDILPGRAASAFIAGLDKLDLSRGGVPEFARLTEELDKLTGWSVVPVPMLIPDHVFFWHLANRRFPAGNFIRTRETFDYIQEPDVFHDVFGHVPMLTDPVYADYMQEYGRAGWKAMRYNRLKALGALYWYTVEFGLIEEADGIRAYGAGILSGPTEAQFAVEAKSPNRIMLNVDRVMRTDYVISDLQPTYFVIESFDDLYRQTVERDFDRLYRNLAPSFTYANSAIIDVDNVVNRGTQEYHLRGGRGSSADPV is encoded by the coding sequence ATGACCGCTCTCGATACAGACGAAACCGACTTTACCCGTTTGCCAGACCTGCCCGCAGATGTCTTCACTGCGCCGCTCGTCAAACCCGCGCATCTTGGGGATGATTGGCTGGAACCTGCGCAAACCGCCTATGGAGCGGACGATGACGCAATCTGGGACGATCTGTTCGCGCGTCAAATGGACATCCTACCGGGCCGCGCGGCGAGCGCCTTTATCGCCGGTCTTGATAAGCTGGATCTGTCGCGCGGGGGCGTTCCTGAATTTGCGCGCCTTACCGAAGAGTTGGACAAATTAACCGGGTGGAGCGTGGTGCCGGTGCCCATGTTGATCCCCGATCACGTGTTTTTCTGGCATTTGGCCAACCGCCGTTTCCCCGCTGGCAATTTCATCCGCACTCGCGAAACATTCGACTATATTCAGGAACCCGACGTCTTCCACGATGTGTTCGGCCATGTGCCGATGCTGACCGATCCGGTCTATGCCGACTATATGCAGGAATATGGCCGCGCCGGGTGGAAGGCCATGCGCTACAACCGGCTTAAAGCCTTGGGCGCACTGTATTGGTACACGGTGGAATTCGGCCTGATCGAAGAGGCCGACGGCATTCGCGCATACGGTGCTGGGATCTTGTCCGGCCCAACAGAGGCGCAATTTGCTGTCGAAGCGAAAAGCCCCAATCGGATCATGCTGAATGTCGATCGGGTGATGCGAACGGATTACGTCATCAGCGATCTTCAACCGACCTATTTCGTGATCGAAAGTTTTGATGATTTGTACCGCCAAACGGTCGAGCGCGACTTTGACCGGCTGTACCGCAATCTCGCACCCAGCTTCACGTACGCGAATTCTGCGATCATTGATGTCGATAATGTCGTGAACCGCGGGACACAGGAATACCACCTGCGCGGGGGCAGAGGTTCAAGCGCCGATCCCGTTTGA
- a CDS encoding acetyl-CoA C-acetyltransferase → MTRRAAIVSPLRTPVGKFLGGLSSLNAGELGAIILKALVERSGIDPERVDDVVFSQGYGNAEAPAIGHWSWLAAGLPLEVPGYQLDRRCGSGLQAVANAAMMVETGMADVVVAGGCESMSNVEHYTTQGRGGARMGDITLHDRLSRGRLMSQPIERFGVITGMIETAENLAKDYDISREDADAYAVRSHGNAAAAWDAGKFDAQLVPVDVPQRRGDPVTFAQDEGFRADASMETLGKLRALDLKRDPDAIVTAGNASQQNDAGAACLVVAEDKLDELGLTPSLWFGGWAAAGCDPSRMGIGPVPAVERLFERRGYSWDDIDLVELNEAFAPQVLAVLKGWGWSGDDSRRDILNVNGSGISLGHPIGATGGRILADMAHEMHRREVRYGLETMCIGGGQGIAAVFERAV, encoded by the coding sequence ATGACTAGAAGAGCAGCAATTGTTTCGCCCTTGCGCACTCCCGTGGGCAAATTCCTTGGTGGGCTTTCCAGCCTTAACGCCGGAGAGTTGGGCGCCATCATCTTAAAAGCGTTGGTGGAACGGTCGGGGATTGATCCCGAAAGAGTCGATGATGTGGTCTTTTCGCAAGGCTACGGCAACGCAGAAGCGCCCGCGATCGGTCACTGGTCGTGGCTGGCAGCTGGCCTTCCGCTCGAAGTGCCGGGATACCAATTGGATCGCCGCTGCGGATCTGGCCTTCAGGCTGTGGCGAACGCCGCGATGATGGTGGAAACCGGGATGGCCGATGTGGTCGTGGCGGGCGGTTGCGAAAGCATGTCAAACGTCGAACATTACACAACACAAGGGCGTGGCGGCGCGCGTATGGGTGACATCACTTTGCACGATCGTTTGTCGCGCGGGCGATTAATGAGCCAACCGATCGAACGATTTGGCGTGATCACCGGCATGATCGAAACCGCCGAAAATCTCGCAAAAGATTATGACATTAGCCGCGAGGATGCCGACGCCTACGCTGTGCGTTCACACGGCAACGCCGCCGCCGCATGGGATGCTGGCAAATTTGATGCGCAATTGGTGCCCGTTGACGTTCCACAGCGGCGCGGCGATCCGGTGACCTTTGCCCAAGACGAAGGTTTCCGCGCCGATGCATCGATGGAGACATTGGGCAAATTGCGCGCGCTTGATCTGAAACGTGATCCCGATGCCATCGTCACCGCCGGCAATGCCAGCCAGCAAAACGATGCGGGCGCAGCCTGCCTTGTGGTGGCCGAAGACAAATTGGATGAACTAGGCCTCACGCCAAGCCTTTGGTTTGGTGGCTGGGCAGCAGCCGGATGCGATCCATCGCGTATGGGTATCGGCCCTGTCCCTGCGGTCGAGCGATTGTTTGAACGACGCGGATATTCATGGGACGATATCGATCTGGTCGAATTGAACGAAGCGTTCGCTCCCCAAGTCCTCGCCGTTTTGAAAGGTTGGGGATGGAGCGGCGACGACAGCCGCCGCGACATTTTGAACGTCAATGGATCGGGCATTTCTTTGGGCCACCCAATTGGCGCAACCGGAGGCAGAATTCTGGCCGACATGGCCCACGAAATGCACCGGCGCGAGGTCCGCTATGGGTTGGAAACAATGTGCATCGGCGGCGGACAAGGCATCGCGGCGGTGTTTGAACGGGCGGTTTAG
- a CDS encoding DUF4126 family protein → MGIIEIIGIAGSVSLLSGWRLYLCIFATGLAMRLDALPVPEHLASLGVLENPWVMGIAAIGALAEFFADKVMWLDTAWDTLHTLIRPIGGALLALAIVDPSDPATQVIAFLLGGGASFLAHGGKASARAVVNTSPEPVSNLVTSSVEDVATVGLLYVAYEYPTIAAAVAAVLFLVAIGLLWMAHRIVKRLFFRAPKADA, encoded by the coding sequence ATGGGCATCATCGAAATTATCGGAATCGCGGGCAGTGTCAGCCTATTGTCGGGCTGGCGGTTGTATTTGTGCATCTTTGCGACGGGCCTAGCGATGCGATTGGACGCATTGCCGGTACCAGAACATTTGGCCAGCCTTGGTGTGCTGGAAAACCCATGGGTTATGGGGATCGCTGCCATTGGTGCGCTGGCGGAATTCTTTGCCGACAAGGTCATGTGGCTCGACACCGCATGGGACACGCTGCACACGCTGATCCGGCCGATTGGCGGCGCGCTGTTGGCGCTGGCGATTGTTGATCCTTCCGACCCCGCAACGCAGGTCATCGCTTTTCTGTTGGGCGGCGGGGCGAGCTTTCTCGCGCATGGCGGAAAGGCCAGCGCGCGCGCCGTGGTGAACACCTCGCCTGAACCGGTTAGCAACCTTGTCACGTCCAGCGTAGAGGATGTGGCGACCGTTGGGCTGCTCTATGTGGCGTATGAGTATCCGACAATTGCAGCAGCGGTGGCAGCGGTATTGTTCCTCGTCGCAATCGGCTTGCTATGGATGGCACATCGAATTGTGAAACGTCTGTTTTTTAGGGCACCTAAAGCGGACGCATGA
- a CDS encoding undecaprenyl-diphosphate phosphatase, which yields MTFLQMLIIAVVQGITEFLPISSSGHLILISVFTGFEDQGPMIDIAVHVGSLLAIIVYFFKDVMGLARGGFASVGIGKAPAERKLFWWIVLGTIPAVIFGFAIKLGFLNGFVESTFGIPIIEEDLLASIRFTDLIATNLIVYGILLGLADYFGKEEKTFEQMTWRDGLLVGMAQALALVPGTSRSGVTMTAARLLGYGRFEAARFSFLLSIPAVAGAGVLIIPDLLEADSSLLLEAVITGAMTFVAAFATMAFLMNFLKRASMMVFVLYRVAMGCALLYFF from the coding sequence ATGACTTTTCTACAAATGCTCATCATCGCGGTGGTCCAAGGAATCACCGAGTTTTTGCCCATATCTTCATCGGGGCATCTGATCTTGATTTCGGTCTTCACCGGGTTCGAAGATCAAGGACCGATGATCGATATTGCGGTCCATGTCGGCTCGCTCTTGGCCATCATCGTCTACTTTTTTAAAGATGTGATGGGCCTCGCACGCGGTGGTTTCGCCAGCGTCGGCATCGGCAAAGCCCCGGCCGAGCGTAAATTGTTCTGGTGGATTGTGTTGGGCACAATCCCGGCGGTGATTTTCGGTTTTGCGATCAAACTGGGCTTCCTCAATGGCTTTGTTGAAAGCACCTTTGGCATTCCCATTATCGAAGAAGACCTTCTTGCCTCCATCCGGTTTACCGATCTGATCGCGACCAATTTGATTGTCTATGGCATCCTGTTGGGTCTGGCCGACTACTTCGGTAAAGAAGAAAAAACCTTCGAACAGATGACGTGGCGTGATGGCCTTTTGGTCGGCATGGCACAGGCCTTGGCCTTGGTTCCCGGCACAAGCCGTTCGGGCGTCACAATGACCGCGGCCCGATTGTTGGGTTACGGCCGGTTCGAAGCGGCGCGGTTCTCTTTCCTATTGTCGATCCCGGCGGTGGCCGGTGCGGGCGTTTTGATCATTCCAGACTTATTGGAAGCGGACAGTTCGTTGTTGCTCGAAGCGGTCATTACTGGCGCAATGACATTTGTTGCGGCGTTCGCGACCATGGCGTTCTTAATGAATTTCCTCAAACGCGCATCCATGATGGTGTTCGTCCTCTACCGGGTCGCGATGGGTTGTGCGTTGCTGTATTTCTTCTGA
- a CDS encoding polyhydroxyalkanoate depolymerase, which yields MLYHAYEIQRSWMNSVSSIASISASIMTNPANPFGKMGMMPIAANALDVLAHATADYAKPAFGITEVNVDGTLHSVIEATVVNRPFGDLKRFRLDGIADDRPKMLIVAPMSGHYATLLRGTVERMLQKFEVYITDWADAATVPVHEGNFDLDDYIDYLMEFLEYIEGVQPGQRPHMLAVCQPSVPAFAATALLNQHKSPAAPATLTMMGGPIDTRESPTSVNDHAMKRPIAWFRQSVITTVPAKYRGAGRRVYPGFMQLSAFMSMNLQSHMMSHYEMFKHLTAGDDASAQATKDFYDEYRAVCDMTAEFYLQTVEEVFQKHSIPNGTFEHKGEIVDLTQITNTALLAVEGERDDISGLGQTKAALKLASGLDADKKRYYMAEGAGHYGIFNGSRWRDKVAPVVEEFVAQFS from the coding sequence ATGCTTTACCATGCTTATGAAATTCAGCGCAGCTGGATGAATTCCGTCAGCTCCATCGCTTCCATCAGCGCATCGATTATGACCAACCCAGCCAATCCATTTGGCAAGATGGGCATGATGCCGATCGCTGCAAACGCGCTCGACGTGTTGGCCCACGCAACCGCCGATTATGCAAAACCTGCTTTTGGCATCACCGAAGTGAACGTGGATGGCACGCTTCATTCTGTGATCGAAGCGACCGTGGTCAATCGCCCCTTTGGCGATCTTAAGCGCTTTCGCCTTGATGGAATAGCGGACGACCGTCCCAAAATGCTAATCGTTGCCCCCATGAGCGGACATTACGCCACCTTGCTGCGCGGCACGGTGGAACGGATGCTTCAAAAATTCGAAGTTTACATCACCGATTGGGCCGACGCTGCGACGGTGCCTGTTCACGAAGGAAACTTCGACCTCGACGATTACATCGACTATTTGATGGAATTCCTTGAATACATCGAAGGAGTTCAACCCGGACAGCGCCCGCATATGCTCGCTGTTTGTCAGCCATCGGTCCCGGCATTTGCGGCGACCGCCCTGCTCAATCAGCACAAATCGCCCGCGGCACCTGCCACTCTCACCATGATGGGCGGCCCGATTGATACGCGGGAAAGCCCTACATCGGTCAATGATCACGCGATGAAACGGCCCATTGCGTGGTTCCGACAATCGGTCATCACAACCGTTCCGGCAAAATATCGCGGCGCTGGGCGGCGGGTCTATCCCGGTTTCATGCAACTATCGGCGTTTATGAGCATGAACCTGCAAAGCCACATGATGAGCCACTATGAGATGTTCAAACATCTGACCGCTGGCGATGATGCCAGCGCCCAGGCGACCAAGGATTTCTACGACGAATACCGCGCTGTGTGCGACATGACGGCAGAGTTCTACCTGCAAACGGTCGAGGAAGTGTTCCAAAAACATTCGATCCCGAACGGTACGTTTGAACACAAAGGCGAAATCGTCGACCTCACGCAAATCACCAACACTGCCTTGCTTGCCGTAGAAGGCGAGCGCGACGATATCTCTGGGCTGGGCCAGACGAAAGCAGCGCTGAAACTGGCGAGCGGTTTGGACGCGGATAAAAAACGCTACTACATGGCAGAAGGCGCAGGGCATTACGGTATCTTCAACGGCTCACGTTGGCGAGACAAGGTTGCGCCTGTGGTTGAGGAATTTGTGGCTCAGTTTAGTTGA
- a CDS encoding ABC transporter transmembrane domain-containing protein has product MDGADAAGSERDVENTAASESTEKRQRSLAPLRMVYREAGKYPSQIGFALLSLVVTAAATLAIPWRFKVIIDDAFGGIAGPEEIGHAFQYLLMIVVILGFGTAARFYFVSWIGERVVADIRLRVQENLLRMSPSFYEENSPKEISSRMTSDTAIIETVVGTTVSVALRNTLTGIGGIALLLYLAPTLTLGLLIGIPLVILPIVFFGRKIRAVSRSSQDRVADVGAYVSEVLSAMKIVQSFGQETREAGRFGDVVERTFETARKRIILRAAMTSIVILLIFGGITMVMWRGALAVSEGAITGGTIAAFVLTGGLVAGAMGSLTEVYGDLLRGAGAASRLAELLEAKPAIAAPARPELLPDPPRGSLSFRNVTFRYPARPETPALKNFSLEIEPGETVAIVGPSGAGKSTLFQLVERFYDPQVGTIRIDGVPLTKADPADLRARLALVPQDGVLFSADARDNLRYGMWDATDEDIWDAARAANAESFLRDLPDGLDTYLGEGGTQLSGGQRQRVAIARALLRDAPILLLDEATSALDAESEQLVQHALDGLMQDRTTIVIAHRLATVRKADRIVVLDEGEIAEQGTHTELTAAGGLYARLASLQFASNEAA; this is encoded by the coding sequence ATGGACGGCGCGGACGCGGCCGGGTCGGAACGAGACGTGGAGAACACGGCTGCTTCTGAGAGCACGGAAAAGCGTCAGCGTTCGCTCGCGCCGTTGCGTATGGTCTATCGTGAAGCGGGCAAATACCCCTCTCAGATCGGCTTTGCCTTGTTGTCATTGGTGGTTACGGCGGCGGCTACGTTGGCCATTCCATGGCGGTTTAAGGTCATCATCGACGATGCATTCGGCGGCATTGCTGGCCCGGAAGAAATCGGACATGCGTTTCAATATCTCTTGATGATCGTGGTCATTCTGGGCTTCGGCACCGCCGCCCGCTTTTACTTCGTCAGTTGGATCGGGGAACGCGTGGTCGCCGATATACGGCTTAGGGTTCAGGAAAACCTTCTGCGCATGTCGCCCAGCTTTTACGAAGAGAACAGCCCCAAAGAAATCTCCAGCCGGATGACATCGGACACGGCCATCATCGAAACGGTGGTGGGCACGACGGTGTCGGTCGCTTTGCGCAACACGTTGACGGGGATTGGTGGGATCGCTTTGCTGCTGTATCTCGCGCCGACCCTTACATTAGGGCTCTTGATTGGAATCCCTCTGGTGATTCTGCCCATCGTATTCTTTGGTCGGAAAATTCGCGCCGTATCCCGCTCCAGCCAGGATCGCGTTGCCGATGTCGGTGCCTATGTGAGCGAAGTTTTGTCGGCGATGAAGATCGTTCAGAGCTTTGGTCAGGAAACCCGTGAGGCGGGGCGTTTTGGCGATGTGGTTGAACGCACGTTTGAGACAGCGCGCAAACGGATCATTTTGCGCGCGGCGATGACGTCTATCGTGATCTTGCTGATCTTTGGCGGCATCACGATGGTGATGTGGCGCGGCGCGCTGGCGGTTTCCGAAGGAGCTATCACAGGCGGCACGATAGCGGCGTTTGTGTTGACTGGCGGATTGGTCGCCGGGGCCATGGGGTCTTTGACAGAGGTCTATGGCGATTTGTTGCGCGGCGCCGGTGCGGCCAGTCGGTTGGCCGAATTGTTGGAAGCAAAGCCCGCCATTGCTGCTCCTGCGCGGCCCGAGCTTTTGCCCGATCCACCCCGGGGCAGTCTATCGTTTCGCAATGTGACGTTCCGATATCCTGCGCGGCCCGAAACACCGGCATTGAAGAATTTCAGCCTTGAGATTGAGCCCGGTGAAACGGTTGCGATTGTGGGCCCTTCGGGTGCTGGTAAATCCACGTTGTTCCAATTGGTCGAACGTTTTTACGATCCGCAAGTGGGCACCATCCGTATTGACGGTGTGCCTTTGACGAAAGCGGACCCGGCTGACCTGCGCGCGCGATTGGCCTTGGTCCCGCAAGACGGGGTTTTGTTTAGCGCGGATGCCCGCGACAATTTGCGATACGGCATGTGGGACGCAACTGACGAAGACATTTGGGACGCGGCCCGGGCGGCGAACGCTGAAAGCTTCTTGCGCGATTTGCCGGATGGGCTCGACACGTATTTGGGCGAAGGAGGCACGCAATTGTCCGGCGGTCAACGACAACGTGTGGCAATCGCTCGTGCTTTGCTGCGCGATGCCCCGATCTTGCTGTTGGATGAGGCAACCAGCGCGCTGGACGCTGAAAGCGAGCAATTGGTCCAACACGCTCTTGATGGGTTGATGCAAGATCGAACCACGATCGTTATCGCCCATCGGCTGGCGACGGTGCGCAAAGCGGATCGGATCGTTGTGTTGGATGAAGGCGAGATTGCCGAGCAAGGGACACACACAGAATTGACCGCAGCCGGTGGACTTTATGCGCGCCTTGCGTCTCTGCAGTTTGCATCGAACGAGGCCGCGTAA
- a CDS encoding M13-type metalloendopeptidase, translating into MIRTTKILLAGTAALALTTTSLANDQHADESIGIPGESIEKLEAHDDLEAELEQGSPTMDFGTWGVGTDLIDNTVAPGDDFNAYVNGKWIAANEIPADRQRFGAFDMLREGATQDVRSLVQTLVASNPEPGTQARRIVDAYNAYLNVEAIDASGLAPAQPYLNAIYGAADLEALVRLFGTPGYPSLVGAGVTIDARNPTDYAVGIGFDGMGLPDRDYYLVDSESNLEIRAKYIEYLKTMLGAAGYADPAGAAAAVYAFESKVAVLEWARPVLRMPQLTYNELTPEELTAMAGDFPIAALLESSQLDGQSRFLARQLPPTDEEIESMGLTPEQLEMIGGGLPAMMELLTQTPLATIKAYMATRFLSGNAAVLSSDLDKANFDFYGKTISGREEQQERWKRAIGAVEGSIGEQLGALYVDEYFPETSKARMDELVANLTRSMNTALDNNEWMTPETIAEARAKLNGFVPMIGYPGEFKTYEGLEISADDPLANRMATARWDDADSRARLGTQVDPSEWGMFPQTVNAYYSPLTNRIVFPAAILQPPFFNADADPAVNYGGIGAVIGHEIGHGYDDQGSQFDATGTLRNWWQDQDRAGFVQFTDQMAGFIEAYCPVDSPEGPVCLRGGQSMGETLGDVVGLQMAYRAYRLSLNGEEAPVIDGLSGDQRFFLGFAQIWRGMEREASLRNRVMTANHPPGEFRLNNAVRHLDAWYDAFEVTEDHALYLPPEERVRIW; encoded by the coding sequence ATGATCCGCACAACCAAAATCCTGCTGGCCGGTACCGCCGCGCTGGCGTTGACCACCACCAGTTTAGCCAACGACCAACACGCCGATGAAAGCATCGGCATTCCAGGCGAATCCATCGAAAAGTTGGAGGCGCATGACGATCTCGAAGCGGAATTGGAGCAAGGCTCTCCCACGATGGATTTTGGCACGTGGGGCGTCGGCACCGATTTGATCGACAACACGGTTGCTCCTGGCGATGATTTCAACGCCTACGTCAACGGAAAATGGATCGCTGCCAATGAAATCCCAGCTGACCGCCAACGGTTTGGCGCGTTCGACATGCTGCGCGAAGGGGCAACGCAAGATGTCCGTTCTTTGGTCCAAACGCTGGTTGCATCAAACCCAGAGCCGGGCACACAAGCGCGCCGCATCGTGGATGCTTACAACGCGTATCTGAATGTCGAAGCAATTGACGCCAGCGGCCTCGCCCCGGCGCAACCTTATTTGAACGCTATTTACGGTGCCGCCGATTTGGAAGCGTTGGTCCGCTTGTTCGGAACACCGGGTTACCCATCACTTGTAGGTGCGGGTGTGACGATTGATGCACGCAACCCAACCGATTACGCCGTCGGCATCGGCTTTGACGGTATGGGTCTGCCCGATCGCGATTACTATTTGGTCGATTCCGAAAGCAATTTGGAAATTCGCGCGAAATATATCGAATATCTCAAAACCATGCTCGGCGCGGCAGGATATGCCGATCCTGCCGGTGCTGCGGCCGCAGTCTATGCCTTTGAAAGCAAGGTAGCTGTGCTGGAATGGGCGCGCCCGGTTCTGCGGATGCCACAATTGACATACAATGAGCTAACGCCGGAAGAATTGACCGCGATGGCGGGTGATTTCCCAATTGCGGCGCTGCTTGAATCATCGCAACTGGATGGCCAATCGCGCTTTCTTGCGCGGCAATTGCCGCCCACCGATGAAGAAATTGAGAGCATGGGATTGACCCCAGAACAGCTCGAAATGATTGGCGGCGGTTTGCCGGCTATGATGGAATTACTGACGCAAACGCCGCTTGCAACGATCAAAGCCTACATGGCCACGCGCTTCCTTTCTGGAAACGCTGCGGTTCTTTCCAGCGATCTGGATAAGGCCAATTTCGACTTTTACGGCAAAACCATCAGCGGCCGGGAAGAACAGCAAGAACGCTGGAAACGCGCTATTGGAGCGGTTGAGGGGTCCATCGGTGAACAACTCGGCGCGCTGTATGTTGACGAATACTTCCCCGAAACCAGCAAAGCCCGCATGGACGAGCTGGTGGCGAATCTGACACGGTCGATGAACACCGCGCTCGACAACAATGAATGGATGACGCCTGAAACCATTGCCGAAGCGCGCGCAAAACTGAACGGCTTTGTTCCGATGATCGGCTATCCTGGTGAATTCAAAACCTACGAAGGTTTGGAAATCTCTGCTGACGATCCGCTGGCCAACAGGATGGCAACGGCGCGCTGGGATGATGCGGATTCGCGCGCGCGGTTGGGTACGCAAGTTGATCCAAGCGAATGGGGCATGTTCCCACAAACGGTGAACGCCTATTACTCGCCTTTGACCAATCGGATCGTCTTCCCTGCAGCCATTCTACAACCACCATTTTTCAACGCAGATGCAGATCCGGCGGTGAATTATGGCGGGATCGGCGCGGTGATCGGCCACGAGATCGGCCATGGTTACGACGATCAGGGTTCGCAATTCGATGCGACCGGCACATTGCGCAATTGGTGGCAGGACCAAGACCGCGCCGGCTTTGTTCAATTCACTGATCAAATGGCCGGCTTTATCGAAGCTTATTGCCCCGTTGACAGTCCTGAAGGCCCTGTTTGCCTAAGGGGTGGACAATCCATGGGTGAAACATTGGGCGATGTAGTCGGATTGCAGATGGCGTATCGTGCGTATCGCCTTTCGCTGAACGGCGAAGAGGCGCCAGTTATCGATGGTCTGAGCGGCGACCAACGTTTCTTCCTTGGCTTTGCACAAATCTGGCGCGGAATGGAACGTGAGGCGAGCCTACGCAACCGGGTGATGACTGCGAACCACCCTCCTGGCGAGTTCCGCTTGAACAACGCGGTCCGTCATCTTGATGCGTGGTATGATGCGTTTGAAGTGACAGAAGATCACGCCTTGTACTTGCCGCCGGAAGAACGCGTCAGAATTTGGTAA
- a CDS encoding FAS1-like dehydratase domain-containing protein: MTDFSAWIGREVRASDRLDESFAQRWLSTFDLATPDQAIMPQGVHFALCTPDAATGALGDDGHPARDTSDDSFLPPFPMPRRMWASSTIEFCAPIAIGSQIERTSTVASIKEKEGSTGTLAFVNVDHETIANGYLSVRETQTLVYRDAAEKDAPFSPPAPSDGRFDPAQWDATRTLRPSPALLFRYSALTFNTHRIHYDAPYARDVERYRGLVVHGPLTASALLQLTARELGGNRVRRFEFRGVSPAIADEELHLAMRATDGGYELGAFASDGRQITKANASV; this comes from the coding sequence GTGACCGATTTCTCCGCATGGATTGGGCGCGAAGTGCGCGCATCGGATCGATTGGACGAAAGCTTCGCCCAACGCTGGCTTTCGACATTTGACCTAGCGACGCCCGACCAAGCGATCATGCCTCAAGGGGTGCACTTTGCCCTTTGCACACCCGACGCGGCTACCGGCGCGTTGGGCGATGATGGTCACCCGGCGCGCGACACCTCCGACGACAGCTTCCTTCCCCCATTCCCGATGCCGCGCCGAATGTGGGCGTCAAGCACGATAGAATTTTGCGCACCTATCGCCATTGGGTCTCAGATTGAGCGGACGAGCACGGTCGCATCGATCAAAGAAAAGGAAGGCAGCACGGGGACGCTTGCGTTTGTGAATGTGGATCACGAAACGATCGCCAATGGCTACCTTTCCGTGCGGGAAACGCAGACACTGGTTTATCGCGACGCGGCGGAGAAAGATGCACCGTTCAGCCCGCCTGCGCCCAGTGATGGTCGATTTGACCCGGCACAATGGGATGCAACCCGCACACTGCGACCGTCGCCGGCTTTGTTGTTTCGTTATTCCGCTCTCACATTCAACACCCATCGCATCCATTACGATGCGCCCTATGCACGCGATGTAGAACGGTATCGTGGGTTGGTCGTTCACGGCCCCCTAACCGCAAGCGCGTTGTTGCAATTGACCGCGCGTGAATTGGGTGGGAACCGAGTGCGCCGATTTGAATTTCGGGGCGTCTCACCGGCAATCGCAGACGAGGAATTGCACCTTGCAATGCGCGCGACTGACGGGGGCTATGAATTGGGGGCCTTCGCTTCCGACGGCAGGCAAATCACGAAAGCGAACGCGTCAGTCTAA